A region from the Rufibacter sp. DG15C genome encodes:
- a CDS encoding GNAT family N-acetyltransferase has protein sequence MATSTNPTSEVCTVTPADFLELTDVWEVSVRATHHFLREENIQFFRPLILQEFLAQLELRCVRESSKVLGFVGVADGKIEMLFLHPDARSKGIGKQLLQYAMSELSATKVDVNEQNEKAVGFYLHNGFGVKSRSEVDGMGKPFPLLHLKLKA, from the coding sequence TTGGCTACTTCCACTAATCCAACCTCAGAAGTGTGTACCGTTACACCGGCAGATTTTCTAGAACTGACAGACGTCTGGGAAGTCTCCGTGCGGGCCACCCATCACTTTCTGCGGGAGGAAAACATTCAGTTCTTCAGGCCCCTCATCCTGCAAGAGTTTCTGGCGCAATTAGAATTGCGCTGTGTGCGGGAGAGCAGCAAAGTCTTAGGCTTTGTGGGGGTGGCTGATGGAAAAATAGAAATGCTCTTTCTGCACCCAGATGCCAGAAGCAAAGGCATCGGCAAACAACTCCTGCAGTACGCCATGTCAGAATTAAGCGCCACTAAAGTAGACGTGAACGAGCAGAATGAAAAAGCCGTGGGCTTTTACCTGCACAATGGGTTTGGAGTGAAAAGCCGCTCAGAGGTGGATGGCATGGGCAAGCCGTTTCCGTTATTGCATTTGAAATTAAAAGCGTAA
- a CDS encoding DUF2254 domain-containing protein, translated as MTEKIRTYVRRYYTQVVTSIAFYPAVIALVFLIISYTMLHIDFSESGRALKSRWDFLTLKDASTARTIAATIAGGILSLTVFSFSMVMILLNQAASNMSNRVLDSMIGNRFQQWVLGFYIGTIVYALFLLSTIRDIDSGVLVPALSVYLLILLTVVDIFLFIYFLHYITQSVKYDTIIDRIHKQTRQKLEELCPLKQVPGEVAPIIMPGYALIAKTSGYYQGFNQKALLRLCTQHQWQVVVLFPIGAYVLDGIPFLRVHSHTPVTAEQETALRLLVEFYRGESILISAYYGFKQLVEVALKALSPGVNDPGTAVLSLQVLVDLLSFQLNHYPRQVIQDADGGGRIFIRVKTFEEIFEETLLPIWDYGQEDRILQIELEKLLQQLQSQVEGQERSACIRSLLHRVEQKAEEKNKT; from the coding sequence ATGACAGAAAAAATACGCACCTATGTCCGGCGGTATTATACGCAGGTAGTGACCAGTATAGCCTTTTACCCGGCGGTTATTGCCCTTGTCTTTTTAATCATTTCCTATACCATGCTCCATATTGACTTCTCTGAGTCTGGCAGGGCATTAAAGAGCCGGTGGGACTTTCTTACCCTAAAAGACGCCAGCACCGCCCGCACCATAGCCGCCACCATAGCCGGTGGTATTCTGTCTTTGACCGTCTTCAGCTTCTCCATGGTAATGATTCTGCTCAACCAGGCGGCCTCCAACATGAGCAACCGTGTCTTGGACAGCATGATAGGCAACCGGTTTCAGCAGTGGGTGCTGGGCTTTTACATTGGCACTATTGTCTACGCGCTTTTCTTGCTGAGCACCATCCGGGACATTGACTCTGGCGTGCTGGTGCCCGCGCTCAGTGTGTACCTGCTCATTCTGCTCACCGTGGTAGACATCTTCCTGTTCATCTATTTTCTGCACTACATCACGCAGTCCGTCAAGTATGACACCATCATAGACCGCATCCATAAGCAGACCCGGCAAAAGCTGGAGGAGCTGTGCCCCTTAAAACAAGTACCTGGTGAAGTAGCGCCTATCATCATGCCCGGCTACGCCCTAATTGCCAAAACGTCTGGCTATTACCAGGGATTCAACCAGAAAGCCTTGTTGCGCCTGTGCACCCAACACCAATGGCAGGTGGTGGTTCTGTTTCCGATTGGGGCCTATGTACTAGACGGGATACCCTTTTTGAGGGTGCATTCCCATACCCCGGTCACAGCGGAGCAGGAAACCGCCCTTAGGCTTCTGGTAGAATTCTACCGTGGAGAGTCCATCCTGATAAGTGCTTATTATGGGTTCAAGCAACTGGTAGAGGTGGCCTTAAAAGCCTTAAGCCCGGGCGTGAATGACCCCGGCACGGCGGTGCTCAGTCTGCAAGTGCTGGTGGACTTGCTATCATTTCAACTAAACCATTACCCACGGCAAGTCATCCAAGACGCAGACGGTGGTGGTAGAATATTCATAAGGGTAAAGACCTTTGAAGAGATTTTTGAAGAGACCCTCTTGCCCATCTGGGACTATGGCCAGGAGGATAGAATTCTGCAAATAGAGCTAGAAAAGCTTTTACAGCAACTGCAGAGCCAGGTAGAGGGCCAGGAGAGAAGTGCCTGTATACGCTCCCTCCTGCATAGGGTAGAACAGAAGGCGGAAGAAAAGAATAAAACCTAA
- a CDS encoding pitrilysin family protein, translating into MTKLPDYHIHTLPNGIRVLHKQVPHTKIAHCGFMMDIGSRDELPHELGLAHFWEHMAFKGTQKRKSFHILNRLESVGGELNAYTTKEKISFYASVLENHFEKAFELLTDITFHSTFPAKEIEKERGVILEEMAMYLDTPEDAIIDEFDSVVFKDHSLGNNILGTRESVSGFQREDFQAFIKRNLSTDKLVFCSVSNWPFEKVLKMANKYLGEIPTQTRNRERTPFTGYQAQTLLSEKPIQQAHCIIGCPAYSLLDKRRLTFFTLVNILGGPGMNSRLNMGVREKYGLVYSIDANYSTYVDTGMFGIYFGTEKKQLKRTIGLVLKELKQLREKPMGSVQLHTAKQQLMGQLAMAEESNMGLMMMMGKSILDLDTIETLNEIFDQIKKIEAKDLLDIANDTFQEDNLSFLQYVPS; encoded by the coding sequence TTGACCAAGCTACCTGATTACCATATTCATACCTTACCCAACGGCATCCGCGTGTTGCACAAGCAGGTGCCGCATACCAAGATTGCCCACTGCGGCTTTATGATGGACATCGGCTCCCGTGATGAGCTGCCCCATGAGCTGGGGCTGGCGCACTTCTGGGAGCACATGGCCTTTAAAGGCACCCAAAAACGGAAGTCGTTTCATATTCTCAATCGTCTGGAGAGCGTGGGCGGTGAACTGAACGCCTACACCACCAAAGAGAAAATCAGCTTCTACGCCTCGGTGCTGGAGAACCACTTTGAGAAGGCCTTTGAGCTACTTACCGACATCACCTTCCACTCCACTTTTCCGGCCAAGGAGATTGAGAAAGAGCGCGGCGTGATTCTGGAGGAGATGGCCATGTACCTAGACACGCCCGAGGACGCCATCATTGACGAGTTTGACTCCGTGGTGTTCAAAGACCATTCGTTGGGGAACAACATTCTGGGCACGCGGGAGAGCGTGAGCGGTTTCCAGCGCGAAGACTTCCAGGCCTTCATCAAGCGCAACCTGAGCACCGACAAGCTGGTGTTCTGCTCAGTGAGCAACTGGCCGTTTGAGAAAGTCCTGAAGATGGCCAACAAATACCTGGGCGAGATTCCTACCCAGACCAGAAACCGGGAGCGCACGCCGTTCACGGGCTACCAGGCCCAGACGCTGTTGTCTGAGAAACCTATCCAACAGGCGCACTGCATCATTGGCTGTCCGGCGTATTCCTTGCTAGACAAACGCCGCTTGACCTTCTTCACCTTGGTGAACATTCTGGGCGGCCCCGGCATGAACTCCCGCCTGAACATGGGCGTGCGCGAAAAGTACGGCCTGGTCTACTCTATTGATGCCAACTACTCCACTTACGTGGATACCGGTATGTTCGGGATTTACTTCGGCACCGAGAAAAAGCAATTGAAGCGCACCATTGGCCTGGTCTTGAAGGAGCTGAAACAGCTCCGCGAGAAACCCATGGGCTCTGTGCAGCTGCACACCGCCAAGCAACAGCTCATGGGCCAACTAGCCATGGCCGAGGAAAGCAACATGGGCCTCATGATGATGATGGGCAAGAGCATTCTGGACTTGGACACCATTGAAACCCTCAACGAAATCTTTGACCAGATCAAGAAGATTGAAGCCAAGGATTTGCTGGACATCGCCAATGACACCTTCCAGGAAGACAACCTGAGCTTCCTGCAATACGTCCCGAGCTAA
- a CDS encoding O-methyltransferase, with the protein MDFLDPDLQAYAEAHTSPESDLLRRLNRETHLNVMKPRMLSGHLQGRVLAMVSQMMRPRRILEIGTYTGYSALCLAEGLAEDGVLHTIDVNDELEDMVRSYINQAGLEQKIQMHIGQAANVIPTLEETWDLVFIDADKKSNALYYEMVLDKVRPGGFILADNVLWSGKVVEKFRPKLDKDTEMVLDFNQLVHQDPRVENLLLPIRDGILVARKK; encoded by the coding sequence ATGGATTTTTTGGATCCCGATCTGCAAGCCTACGCAGAGGCGCATACCTCGCCAGAGTCTGACCTGTTGCGCCGTCTCAACCGCGAGACGCACTTGAACGTCATGAAGCCGCGCATGCTGTCAGGGCATTTGCAGGGGCGGGTGTTGGCCATGGTGTCGCAGATGATGCGGCCTAGACGAATTCTGGAGATTGGCACTTACACAGGCTACTCGGCGCTTTGCCTGGCCGAGGGATTGGCAGAGGATGGCGTCCTGCATACCATTGACGTGAATGATGAGTTGGAGGACATGGTGCGCAGTTACATCAACCAAGCTGGTCTAGAGCAGAAGATTCAGATGCACATCGGGCAGGCCGCAAATGTGATTCCAACCTTGGAAGAAACTTGGGACCTGGTCTTCATTGACGCCGATAAGAAAAGCAACGCGCTCTACTATGAAATGGTCTTGGACAAAGTGCGTCCGGGTGGTTTCATTCTGGCAGACAACGTGTTATGGAGCGGCAAGGTGGTAGAGAAGTTCAGGCCCAAGCTGGATAAGGACACCGAGATGGTGCTGGATTTCAACCAGTTGGTGCACCAAGACCCGCGCGTAGAGAACCTGCTGCTGCCTATTAGAGACGGCATCTTGGTGGCCCGCAAAAAGTAA
- a CDS encoding LysM peptidoglycan-binding domain-containing protein yields the protein MRKLFPLLLLCLFTLAAQAQNPIVPYTIHFTDMRLTIKEDARVEIQKIVDGLVKHPGYFQKKVELADAYFPHIEQAFKQENLPSDFKYLALQESGLVSDAVSTSNAVGFWQFKETSATELGVRVNSQVDERKHIIESSRGAAKYLHRSNNYYKNWFNTLLSYYQGLTGTKALTKTSDIGVKEMDVTSQTNRYLLTFLAHKVAYENAIGRNPKPSLALQPMKVSSGQSLTEIAMAAQVEAGQLEQYNKWLLASTVPADKDYYVMVPVFNGTPTTGVLAQDNQRSGPLQKLKDLTESITGKESKEELEAKVSKRRAQFTNSNGLKAIIAQVGDTKDVLALQANLSTRRFLKYNDMRSFDEIVPGRIYYLQAKRTKADTEYHVARTGETMHDVSQKYGIKLSNLLRKNRMKRNEALLVGRVLWLQQTRPSNIPVEVRHLNEDVAPVVATATPAASAAVQTPAASVTPAKPQDGAISIMVEDTVGMTTKISGNTPAPKPTMDSVIVTTTVTTNAVLYPTKTLGNGARPERPIEVKSPEVNGREVLTPSTTATPATPAKPTAPVSNASFHVVQKGETLYSISKLYNVSMENLQAWNQLTGGPLSVGKELSLKGPASSVAIAATPAMTATEAKVAAREHLVVAGETLYSISRKYGVTIQNLLEWNNLTDNSPVSIGQKLVVVGPAEEEVTLSETKPAPAVMPMAAPVKSATGTITHKVAAGESMYQISRKYGVTIKEIMEWNNKADFNVTLGENLTIKPKTTSN from the coding sequence ATGAGAAAACTATTCCCTCTCCTTCTGCTTTGCCTTTTCACGCTGGCGGCGCAAGCCCAAAACCCGATTGTCCCCTATACCATCCATTTCACAGACATGCGCCTGACCATTAAGGAAGACGCGCGCGTAGAGATTCAGAAGATTGTGGACGGTCTGGTCAAGCACCCGGGGTACTTCCAGAAGAAGGTAGAACTGGCTGATGCCTACTTCCCGCACATTGAGCAGGCCTTCAAACAAGAGAACCTGCCCTCAGATTTTAAATATTTGGCCTTGCAGGAAAGCGGGCTGGTATCTGACGCCGTGTCTACGTCCAATGCCGTGGGCTTTTGGCAGTTCAAAGAAACATCGGCTACGGAGTTGGGCGTGCGCGTGAACTCACAGGTAGATGAGCGCAAGCACATCATTGAGTCCAGCCGAGGCGCCGCCAAGTACCTTCACCGCAGCAACAACTACTACAAGAACTGGTTTAACACGCTTCTCTCCTACTACCAAGGTTTGACCGGCACCAAAGCCCTTACTAAGACCTCAGACATTGGGGTGAAGGAAATGGATGTGACCTCGCAGACCAACCGCTATTTATTGACCTTCTTGGCGCACAAGGTGGCCTATGAGAACGCCATCGGCAGAAACCCGAAGCCCAGCCTAGCCTTGCAGCCCATGAAAGTCTCTTCGGGCCAGAGCCTGACAGAGATTGCCATGGCCGCTCAGGTAGAAGCTGGGCAACTGGAGCAGTACAACAAGTGGCTCCTGGCCTCTACCGTGCCCGCCGACAAGGATTACTACGTGATGGTACCGGTGTTCAACGGCACGCCTACCACGGGCGTATTGGCGCAGGACAACCAGAGAAGCGGTCCTTTGCAGAAACTGAAGGATTTAACCGAGTCCATCACAGGCAAAGAGTCTAAAGAAGAACTGGAGGCCAAAGTTTCTAAGCGCCGCGCGCAGTTCACCAACTCCAACGGCCTCAAAGCCATCATTGCGCAGGTAGGTGACACCAAAGACGTGCTGGCCTTGCAGGCAAACCTGTCTACGCGCCGTTTCCTGAAGTACAATGACATGCGCAGCTTTGACGAGATTGTACCGGGCCGCATCTATTACCTGCAAGCCAAGCGCACCAAGGCAGACACCGAGTACCACGTGGCCCGTACTGGCGAAACCATGCATGATGTCTCTCAGAAATACGGCATCAAGCTCAGCAACCTGTTGCGCAAGAACCGCATGAAGAGAAACGAGGCCCTGCTGGTAGGCAGAGTCTTGTGGCTGCAACAGACGCGTCCAAGCAACATTCCGGTAGAGGTTAGACATTTGAACGAGGATGTGGCGCCAGTAGTGGCCACGGCTACGCCAGCCGCTAGCGCTGCCGTGCAAACCCCGGCTGCTTCCGTAACGCCGGCTAAACCACAGGATGGTGCCATTTCCATTATGGTGGAAGACACCGTGGGCATGACAACCAAGATTTCTGGCAATACGCCCGCGCCCAAACCCACCATGGACAGCGTGATTGTCACTACTACCGTCACAACCAATGCCGTGTTGTACCCTACCAAAACCTTAGGCAACGGAGCCCGCCCAGAAAGACCTATTGAGGTAAAATCACCGGAGGTGAACGGCAGAGAAGTCTTGACTCCTTCTACCACTGCAACCCCAGCTACTCCGGCTAAACCGACGGCTCCGGTGTCCAATGCCTCTTTCCACGTGGTGCAGAAAGGCGAGACCCTGTATTCCATCTCCAAACTCTATAACGTGTCCATGGAGAACTTGCAGGCCTGGAACCAGTTAACCGGCGGGCCTTTGTCGGTGGGCAAGGAATTGTCTTTGAAAGGACCGGCGTCATCGGTAGCGATAGCGGCCACTCCAGCCATGACCGCCACTGAGGCCAAAGTCGCCGCCCGTGAGCACTTGGTAGTAGCCGGCGAAACGTTGTATTCCATTTCCCGAAAATATGGCGTCACCATTCAGAACCTATTGGAGTGGAACAACTTGACGGACAACAGCCCGGTGTCCATCGGGCAGAAGTTGGTAGTAGTGGGACCGGCAGAGGAAGAAGTGACCCTTTCAGAAACCAAACCGGCACCCGCTGTTATGCCGATGGCTGCACCCGTAAAATCCGCCACGGGCACTATCACCCACAAAGTAGCCGCCGGCGAGTCCATGTACCAGATTTCGCGCAAGTACGGCGTGACCATCAAGGAAATCATGGAATGGAACAACAAGGCAGATTTCAACGTGACCTTAGGCGAGAACCTGACCATCAAACCGAAGACCACTTCTAACTAA